One segment of Sphingomonas qomolangmaensis DNA contains the following:
- a CDS encoding acetyl-CoA carboxylase biotin carboxylase subunit, translating into MFKKILVANRGEIACRVMRTAKKMGIATVAVYSDADARSPHVLMADESVRLGPAPAGESYLKAELILLAAKETGADCIHPGYGFLSERESFARACADAGIAFVGPPPEAIAAMGDKIESKKLAKAAGVNVVPGFLGEIADTDHAVRIAGEIGYPVMMKASAGGGGKGMRLAWGEQDVRDGFEATKREGLASFGDDRVFIEKFIEQPRHIEIQLLGDQHGSIVYLGERECSIQRRHQKVVEEAPSPFVTPEMRKRMGEQAVALARAVGYYSAGTVELIVSGADTTGEGFYFLEMNTRLQVEHPVTEAVTGLDLVEQMIRVAAGERLAFGQDEVQLNGWAIENRVYAEDPYRGFLPSTGRLVRYRAPEAGPAPGSSPQRTLGSLAAFDALRTGETPAFAGVTDDGEAQPYIRIDDGVAEGGEVSMFYDPMIAKLVTWAPTRDGAADLAVAALDRFELEGVGNNIDFLSALMQHPRFRSGALTTGFIAEEFPDGFTGADASEAMIRKLAAVAAVLDMETAWRNASISDKLDDRFIPREDRAVLIGERRYDVSIDGYDRGLLVNLDPQESPLDVVTGWKPGQRQFVATIDDAAITVGVKRTRTGWRLNAHGRTHVVRVMTVRAADLAAHMIEKVPPDLSKFLLCPMPGMLSALHVAEGDAVEAGQPLATVEAMKMENILRAERPGVVGKIHFAPGESMAVDAAILDFV; encoded by the coding sequence ATGTTCAAGAAAATCCTGGTTGCCAATCGCGGCGAGATCGCTTGCCGCGTCATGCGGACGGCGAAGAAGATGGGGATCGCCACCGTCGCGGTCTATTCGGACGCCGATGCGCGCAGCCCGCACGTGCTGATGGCCGACGAGAGCGTCCGGCTGGGGCCGGCACCCGCTGGGGAGAGCTATCTCAAGGCCGAGCTGATCCTGCTGGCGGCCAAGGAGACCGGGGCGGACTGCATCCATCCGGGCTATGGCTTCCTGTCCGAGCGCGAGAGCTTCGCGCGCGCCTGCGCCGATGCGGGGATCGCGTTCGTCGGCCCGCCGCCGGAGGCGATCGCGGCGATGGGCGACAAGATCGAATCGAAGAAGCTGGCCAAGGCCGCGGGCGTCAACGTCGTTCCCGGCTTTCTGGGCGAGATCGCCGATACCGACCATGCGGTGCGGATCGCGGGTGAGATCGGCTATCCGGTGATGATGAAGGCGAGCGCGGGCGGCGGCGGCAAGGGGATGCGGCTGGCTTGGGGCGAACAGGACGTCCGCGACGGGTTCGAGGCGACCAAGCGCGAGGGGCTGGCGAGCTTCGGCGACGACCGCGTGTTCATCGAGAAATTCATCGAACAGCCGCGGCATATCGAAATCCAGCTGCTCGGCGACCAGCACGGCAGCATCGTCTATCTCGGCGAGCGCGAATGCTCGATCCAGCGGCGGCACCAGAAGGTGGTCGAGGAAGCGCCGTCGCCCTTCGTGACGCCCGAGATGCGCAAGCGGATGGGCGAGCAGGCGGTCGCGCTGGCGCGCGCGGTGGGCTATTATTCGGCGGGCACGGTCGAGCTGATCGTGTCGGGCGCCGACACGACGGGCGAGGGTTTCTACTTTCTCGAGATGAACACCCGGCTGCAGGTCGAGCATCCGGTGACCGAGGCGGTTACCGGGCTCGACCTAGTCGAGCAGATGATCCGCGTCGCGGCGGGCGAGCGGCTGGCATTCGGGCAGGACGAAGTGCAGCTCAACGGCTGGGCGATCGAGAACCGCGTCTATGCCGAGGATCCGTATCGCGGGTTTCTGCCGAGCACCGGGCGGCTGGTGCGCTATCGCGCGCCCGAGGCGGGGCCGGCCCCAGGCTCGTCACCCCAGCGAACGCTGGGGTCTCTCGCCGCATTCGATGCGCTTCGAACGGGCGAGACCCCAGCTTTCGCTGGGGTGACGGATGATGGCGAGGCGCAACCCTATATCCGCATCGACGACGGCGTCGCCGAGGGCGGCGAGGTTAGCATGTTCTACGACCCGATGATCGCCAAGCTGGTCACCTGGGCACCCACGCGCGACGGCGCCGCCGACCTGGCGGTCGCGGCGCTCGACCGGTTCGAGCTCGAGGGCGTCGGCAACAACATCGATTTCCTGTCGGCACTGATGCAGCATCCGCGCTTTCGCAGCGGCGCGCTGACGACGGGGTTCATCGCCGAGGAATTCCCCGACGGCTTCACCGGCGCCGATGCATCCGAAGCGATGATCCGCAAGCTGGCGGCGGTGGCGGCGGTGCTCGACATGGAGACCGCGTGGCGCAACGCCAGCATCTCGGACAAGCTCGACGATCGCTTCATCCCGCGCGAGGATCGTGCGGTGCTGATCGGCGAGCGGCGCTACGACGTGTCGATCGACGGCTATGATCGCGGGCTGCTGGTCAATCTCGATCCGCAGGAAAGCCCGCTCGACGTGGTGACCGGGTGGAAGCCCGGCCAGCGCCAGTTCGTCGCGACGATCGACGACGCAGCGATCACCGTCGGGGTAAAGCGCACCCGCACCGGCTGGCGGCTCAACGCGCATGGGCGCACGCATGTGGTGCGCGTGATGACGGTGCGCGCGGCCGATCTGGCGGCGCACATGATCGAGAAGGTGCCGCCCGACCTGTCGAAGTTCCTCCTGTGCCCGATGCCCGGGATGCTGAGCGCGCTCCATGTCGCCGAGGGTGATGCGGTCGAGGCCGGGCAGCCGCTGGCGACGGTCGAGGCGATGAAGATGGAGAATATTCTGCGCGCCGAGCGGCCGGGGGTGGTGGGCAAGATCCACTTCGCGCCGGGCGAGAGCATGGCGGTCGACGCGGCGATCCTCGACTTCGTTTGA
- a CDS encoding heme-dependent oxidative N-demethylase subunit alpha family protein, translating into MSLGFSVETLMPRARGGGALRMGLVPIADDRWLQPAPDLAARAAAFDSDDCVAVLPEAEAAARETAALLGVAGGLGEAARAVWEDLCLVTSDADRGYRLTGGAVAFPTDWRLHQKLGQSLAQVHAPIHGYAEQLSKGVDHFVATLPAGAIYGRANWFVVPTAAWRYLPQDDPAQRFAHVTTANAGDTLFVRCERQTLRRLPETGAVLFTIGIHVAPLHALSDGVVHRVADAVAQTGSGEHARRAAPFYAEALAGYAAARRDELVETIE; encoded by the coding sequence GTGAGCCTTGGCTTTTCAGTCGAGACGTTGATGCCGCGCGCGCGCGGTGGCGGCGCGCTGCGGATGGGGCTGGTGCCGATCGCCGATGATCGTTGGCTGCAACCCGCGCCCGACCTCGCCGCGCGCGCCGCGGCGTTCGACAGCGACGATTGCGTGGCGGTGTTGCCCGAAGCCGAGGCTGCGGCGCGCGAGACCGCGGCGCTGCTCGGGGTCGCGGGCGGGCTGGGCGAGGCGGCGCGCGCGGTGTGGGAGGATCTATGCCTCGTCACAAGCGACGCCGATCGCGGCTATCGGCTGACCGGCGGCGCGGTGGCGTTCCCCACCGATTGGCGATTGCACCAGAAGCTCGGCCAGTCGCTGGCGCAGGTGCACGCGCCGATCCATGGCTATGCCGAGCAATTGTCGAAGGGGGTCGATCACTTCGTCGCGACGCTGCCCGCAGGGGCGATCTATGGCCGCGCGAATTGGTTCGTCGTGCCGACCGCGGCGTGGCGCTATCTGCCCCAGGACGATCCTGCGCAGCGTTTTGCGCATGTCACCACCGCCAATGCCGGCGATACGCTGTTCGTGCGCTGCGAGCGCCAGACGCTGCGCCGGCTGCCCGAAACCGGCGCAGTGCTGTTCACCATCGGCATCCACGTCGCGCCGCTGCACGCGTTAAGCGACGGCGTGGTGCACCGCGTCGCCGATGCGGTGGCGCAGACCGGCAGCGGCGAGCATGCGCGGCGCGCCGCGCCCTTTTACGCCGAAGCGCTGGCGGGCTATGCCGCCGCGCGACGCGACGAGCTTGTGGAGACGATCGAGTGA
- the mce gene encoding methylmalonyl-CoA epimerase, with amino-acid sequence MKLGRLNHVGVATPLITDSIAFYRDTMSATAIGEPFDLPAQGVKVCFVDTPNTQIELIEPLGEGSPIHGFLAKHPGGGQHHLCYEVEDILIAKTWFEGRGVRVLGEPRIGAHGTLVLFLHPKDTGGVLTELMEAPQH; translated from the coding sequence GTGAAGCTCGGCCGTCTCAACCACGTTGGCGTCGCGACACCTTTGATCACCGACAGCATCGCCTTCTACCGCGACACCATGAGTGCGACCGCGATCGGCGAGCCGTTCGATCTGCCCGCGCAAGGGGTGAAGGTGTGCTTCGTCGATACGCCCAATACCCAGATCGAGTTGATCGAGCCGCTGGGCGAAGGCTCGCCGATCCACGGCTTCCTCGCCAAGCATCCGGGCGGCGGACAGCATCATCTGTGTTATGAGGTCGAGGATATCCTGATCGCCAAGACGTGGTTCGAGGGGCGCGGGGTGCGGGTGCTCGGCGAGCCGCGGATAGGCGCGCACGGGACGCTGGTCCTGTTCCTGCATCCCAAGGATACCGGCGGGGTGCTGACCGAATTGATGGAAGCGCCGCAGCACTGA
- a CDS encoding helix-turn-helix domain-containing protein, which produces MTAPRRRLFAGSNVRTLRQRLALSQAETAARLGISTSYLSQIENGDRPLTELTLAALGRAFPNDWAEVGEDAGLLTAAIAAARDPSVSGAPVEEAAVHRALRQQPQLARRLVALHDAYLRVQQQVRALDDRFDSGGETSGRQPWEEVRDWFHHANNYIDPIDRAAEALAAALPAGADPVRAMIDRLQLRHRVTIEPGTGEQTAPLRAFDPVRRTLRIDRNLPPESTHFQLAHQLVRLEFANEIDVTVARSGLVDAASALLSVGLANYAAGALLMPYTAYRDAARELRHDVDGLRQRFGVSFEQACHRLSTLQRPGAAGIPVFFCRVDMAGNITKRHSATPLQFAQYGGACPLWLVHEAVAIPDRILVQLAETPDGVRYVTMAKGLVKASGSFTRTPRRYAVTLGCEAQHAAEFVYADELRADGPATPIGSSCRICPRIACDQRAFPPAASIIEIDPNVRQVVPYRFR; this is translated from the coding sequence GTGACCGCCCCCCGCCGCCGCCTGTTCGCCGGATCGAACGTTCGCACGCTTCGCCAACGCCTCGCGCTGTCGCAGGCCGAAACCGCTGCCCGCCTCGGCATCTCGACCAGCTATCTCTCGCAGATCGAGAACGGCGATCGCCCGCTCACCGAATTGACGCTCGCGGCATTGGGGCGCGCTTTCCCCAATGACTGGGCCGAAGTGGGCGAAGATGCCGGCCTGCTCACCGCCGCCATCGCCGCGGCGCGCGACCCCAGCGTTTCGGGAGCTCCGGTCGAAGAGGCCGCCGTCCACCGCGCGCTTCGCCAACAACCGCAACTCGCCCGCCGGCTCGTCGCGCTGCACGACGCCTATCTGCGGGTGCAGCAACAGGTTCGCGCACTCGACGACCGATTCGACAGCGGCGGCGAAACCTCCGGCCGCCAGCCCTGGGAAGAGGTCCGCGACTGGTTCCACCATGCCAATAATTACATCGATCCGATCGACCGCGCCGCCGAGGCGCTCGCTGCCGCGCTGCCCGCGGGGGCGGACCCCGTCCGCGCGATGATCGACCGGCTGCAGCTGCGCCACCGCGTGACGATCGAACCCGGCACCGGCGAGCAGACCGCGCCGCTGCGCGCCTTCGACCCCGTCCGCCGTACGCTGCGGATCGATCGCAACCTGCCCCCCGAAAGCACCCATTTCCAGCTCGCGCACCAGCTCGTTCGGCTCGAGTTCGCCAACGAAATCGACGTCACCGTGGCGCGATCGGGGCTGGTCGACGCCGCCAGCGCCTTGCTTTCGGTGGGGCTCGCCAATTACGCCGCGGGCGCGCTGCTGATGCCCTACACCGCCTATCGCGACGCCGCGCGCGAGCTTCGCCACGATGTCGACGGCCTGCGCCAGCGCTTCGGGGTCAGCTTCGAACAGGCTTGCCACCGCCTCTCGACGCTCCAGCGCCCCGGCGCGGCAGGAATCCCGGTCTTTTTCTGCCGCGTCGACATGGCGGGCAACATCACTAAGCGACATTCGGCCACCCCGCTGCAATTCGCGCAATATGGCGGCGCCTGCCCGCTTTGGCTGGTCCATGAAGCCGTCGCGATCCCCGATCGTATCCTCGTCCAGCTCGCCGAAACCCCCGATGGCGTTCGCTATGTCACCATGGCCAAGGGGTTGGTGAAGGCATCGGGCAGCTTCACCCGCACCCCGCGCCGCTATGCGGTGACCTTGGGATGCGAGGCGCAGCACGCCGCCGAGTTCGTCTATGCCGATGAATTGCGCGCCGACGGCCCCGCCACGCCGATCGGCAGCTCGTGCCGCATCTGCCCGCGCATCGCCTGCGACCAGCGCGCCTTCCCCCCCGCGGCCTCGATCATCGAGATCGACCCCAATGTCCGCCAGGTCGTCCCCTATCGCTTTCGCTGA
- the bioB gene encoding biotin synthase BioB, with protein MTLIADAGTRNDWTREEIAALFDLPFTELVFRAAEVHRANHAPDRVQRSTLLSIKTGGCPEDCGYCNQAAGADTGLKASKLMDVRAVLQSAAQAKDNGSTRFCMGAAWRNPKDRDMPAIVEMVRGVRQMGMETCMTLGMLTPAQAQMLGEAGLDYYNHNIDTSPEHYEKVITTRTFADRLDTLEQVRAAGINVCSGGIVGLGETRADRVGFVHALATLPRHPESVPVNALVPVKGTPLGDMLADTPMAKIDDIEFVRTVAVARITMPESMVRLSAGRESMSEATQALCFLAGANSIFTGDRLLTTGNAGDDADSALFAKLGLQPMEAAAPAQLEAAGA; from the coding sequence ATGACCCTTATTGCCGATGCAGGCACCCGCAACGATTGGACGCGCGAGGAGATTGCGGCGCTGTTCGACCTGCCCTTCACCGAACTGGTGTTTCGCGCTGCCGAGGTGCATCGCGCCAACCACGCCCCCGACCGGGTGCAGCGATCGACCTTGCTCTCGATCAAGACCGGCGGCTGCCCCGAGGATTGTGGCTATTGCAACCAGGCCGCGGGCGCCGATACCGGGCTGAAGGCATCGAAGCTGATGGATGTCCGCGCGGTGCTGCAATCGGCGGCGCAGGCAAAGGATAATGGCTCGACTCGCTTCTGCATGGGTGCGGCCTGGCGCAACCCCAAGGATCGCGACATGCCCGCGATCGTCGAGATGGTGCGCGGCGTTCGCCAGATGGGGATGGAAACCTGCATGACTTTGGGCATGCTCACCCCAGCGCAGGCGCAGATGCTCGGCGAGGCCGGGCTCGATTATTACAACCACAATATCGACACTTCGCCGGAGCATTACGAGAAGGTCATCACCACGCGGACCTTCGCCGATCGGCTCGATACGCTGGAGCAAGTGCGCGCTGCGGGGATCAACGTGTGTTCGGGCGGGATCGTCGGCTTGGGCGAGACGCGCGCCGATCGCGTCGGCTTCGTCCATGCGCTGGCGACGTTGCCCCGGCATCCCGAAAGCGTGCCGGTGAACGCACTGGTGCCGGTGAAGGGCACGCCGCTGGGCGACATGCTCGCCGACACGCCGATGGCGAAGATCGACGATATCGAATTCGTGCGGACGGTGGCGGTCGCGCGGATCACGATGCCCGAAAGCATGGTGCGGCTGAGTGCTGGTCGCGAGAGCATGAGCGAGGCGACGCAGGCCTTGTGCTTCCTGGCCGGGGCGAACTCGATCTTCACCGGCGACCGGTTGCTGACGACGGGCAATGCCGGCGACGACGCCGACAGCGCGCTGTTCGCCAAGCTGGGGCTGCAACCGATGGAGGCCGCCGCGCCTGCGCAGCTTGAGGCGGCAGGGGCGTGA
- a CDS encoding acyl-CoA carboxylase subunit beta: MSSTMLELEKRREAARAGVGQKRIDAQHAKGKLTARERLDVLLDHGSFEELDMYVEHNCVDFGMEEQIIPGDGVVTGSGTINGRLVFVFSQDFTVFGGSLSERHAQKICKIMDMALKVGAPVIGLNDSGGARIQEGVASLGGYAEVFQRNVLASGVVPQLSLIMGPCAGGAVYSPAMTDFIFMVKDSSYMFVTGPDVVKTVTNEIVTQEELGGAVTHTTKSGVADVAFENDIEALLAARDFVDFLPASNRAAVPERSSDDPWDRIEPSLDTLIPPSANMPYDMHELIAKTVDEGEFFELQPSHAGNILIGFGRIEGRTVGIVANQPMVLAGCLDINSSKKAARFVRFCDAFDIPIVTFVDVPGFLPGVGQEHSGIIKHGAKLLFAYAEATVPKITVITRKAYGGAYDVMASKHLRGDLNYAWPTAEIAVMGAKGAVEIIFRGKTPEEIAERTAEYEARFANPFVAASKGFIDEVIQPHSTRRRVALGLRKLRGKQLENPWKKHDNIPL; encoded by the coding sequence ATGTCGTCGACGATGCTCGAACTGGAAAAGCGGCGCGAAGCCGCGCGGGCAGGCGTCGGTCAGAAGCGGATCGACGCGCAGCACGCCAAGGGGAAGCTGACCGCGCGCGAGCGGCTCGATGTATTGCTCGACCACGGATCGTTCGAAGAACTCGACATGTATGTCGAGCATAACTGCGTCGATTTCGGGATGGAGGAGCAGATCATCCCCGGCGACGGCGTCGTCACCGGATCGGGCACGATCAACGGCCGTCTGGTCTTCGTGTTCAGCCAGGACTTTACCGTTTTCGGCGGATCACTGTCCGAACGCCACGCGCAGAAGATCTGCAAGATCATGGACATGGCCCTCAAGGTCGGCGCGCCGGTGATCGGGCTCAACGATTCGGGCGGCGCGCGCATCCAGGAGGGTGTCGCATCGCTCGGCGGCTATGCCGAAGTCTTCCAGCGCAACGTATTGGCTTCCGGCGTCGTCCCGCAGCTCAGCCTCATCATGGGGCCGTGTGCAGGCGGCGCGGTTTATTCTCCAGCTATGACGGACTTCATCTTCATGGTGAAGGATTCGTCGTATATGTTCGTCACCGGCCCAGATGTAGTGAAGACCGTTACAAACGAGATCGTCACGCAGGAGGAACTGGGTGGAGCGGTGACGCATACCACGAAGTCGGGGGTCGCAGATGTCGCCTTCGAAAATGACATCGAGGCGCTGCTCGCAGCCCGCGACTTCGTGGATTTCCTTCCCGCCTCGAACCGCGCCGCGGTGCCCGAGCGTTCGAGCGACGACCCATGGGACCGGATCGAGCCCAGCCTCGACACGCTGATCCCGCCCAGCGCCAACATGCCCTATGACATGCACGAGTTGATCGCCAAGACGGTCGACGAGGGCGAGTTCTTCGAATTGCAGCCGAGCCATGCGGGCAACATCCTGATCGGCTTCGGCCGGATCGAGGGGCGCACGGTGGGGATCGTCGCCAACCAGCCGATGGTGCTGGCGGGCTGCCTCGACATCAATTCATCGAAGAAGGCGGCGCGGTTCGTGCGCTTCTGCGATGCGTTCGACATTCCGATCGTGACCTTCGTCGACGTCCCCGGCTTCCTGCCGGGCGTGGGGCAGGAGCATTCGGGGATCATCAAGCACGGCGCGAAATTGCTGTTCGCCTATGCCGAGGCGACGGTGCCCAAGATCACGGTGATCACGCGCAAGGCCTATGGCGGTGCCTATGACGTGATGGCGTCGAAGCATCTGCGCGGCGATCTGAACTATGCTTGGCCGACCGCCGAAATCGCGGTGATGGGGGCCAAGGGCGCGGTCGAGATCATCTTCCGGGGCAAAACGCCCGAGGAGATCGCCGAGCGGACGGCGGAATATGAGGCGCGCTTCGCCAACCCCTTCGTGGCGGCGAGCAAGGGCTTTATCGACGAGGTGATCCAGCCGCATTCGACGCGGCGTAGGGTGGCGCTGGGGCTACGCAAGCTGCGCGGCAAGCAGCTCGAGAACCCTTGGAAGAAGCATGACAATATTCCGTTGTGA
- the scpA gene encoding methylmalonyl-CoA mutase — MTDKPTLADWQNLAAKESKDRDLRWHTPEGIAVKPLYTQEDVADLDPGLPGFAPFTRGVRASMYAGRPWTVRQYAGFSTAEESNAFYRRNLAAGQKGLSVAFDLATHRGYDSDHPRVTGDVGKAGVAIDSVEDMKILFDGIPLDKMSVSMTMNGAVIPILAFFIVAGEEQGVPREQLDGTIQNDILKEFMVRNTYIYPPEPSMRIIADIIGYTSAHMPKFNSISISGYHMQEAGATQVQELAFTIADGREYARAAMAAGLDIDKFAGRLSFFFAIGMNFFMEVAKLRAARLLWHRVMTELGAKDERSKMLRTHCQTSGVSLQEQDPYNNVIRTTVEAMAAAFGGTQSLHTNALDEAIALPTDFSARIARNTQIVLQEETGITKVVDPLGGSYYVEALTQEIADRAWEIVERVECEGGMAKAVDAGWPKAMIEEASAARQARVDRGEDVIVGVNKYRLKDEDPVEILDIDNHAVRAGQVARIERIKATRDEAACRAALDALREGAGGDANLLALAVECARARATLGEISQALEDVFGRYGTTPTPVSGIYGGAYGDDVRWSRLTDGVAATERRLGRKPRMLVAKMGQDGHDRGANLVSSMFGDLGFEIVPGALFQTPEEVARLAIEQGVDVVGASSLAAGHKTLVPELIGHLRDAGHGDIKVIAGGVIPAQDYDFLRQAGVQAIFGPGTNLIEAAGEVLRLLGHNMAPAEDAA, encoded by the coding sequence ATGACCGACAAACCGACCCTCGCCGACTGGCAGAACCTCGCCGCCAAGGAATCGAAGGACCGCGACCTGCGCTGGCACACGCCCGAGGGCATCGCGGTCAAGCCCTTGTACACGCAGGAGGACGTCGCCGATCTCGACCCCGGCCTGCCGGGCTTCGCGCCGTTCACCCGCGGGGTGCGCGCGTCGATGTATGCCGGGCGGCCCTGGACGGTACGGCAATATGCGGGCTTTTCCACCGCCGAGGAATCGAACGCCTTCTACCGCCGCAACCTGGCGGCGGGGCAAAAGGGGCTGAGCGTCGCGTTCGATCTCGCCACCCATCGCGGCTATGACAGCGATCATCCGCGCGTGACGGGCGATGTCGGCAAGGCGGGCGTGGCGATCGACAGCGTCGAGGATATGAAGATCCTGTTCGACGGCATCCCGCTCGACAAGATGTCGGTCAGCATGACGATGAACGGCGCGGTAATCCCGATCCTGGCGTTTTTCATCGTCGCGGGCGAGGAACAGGGGGTGCCGCGCGAACAGCTCGACGGGACGATCCAGAACGACATCCTCAAGGAGTTCATGGTCCGCAACACCTATATCTACCCGCCCGAGCCCAGCATGCGGATCATCGCCGACATCATCGGCTATACCTCGGCGCACATGCCCAAGTTCAACAGCATCAGCATTTCGGGCTATCACATGCAGGAGGCGGGGGCGACGCAGGTGCAGGAGCTTGCCTTCACCATCGCCGACGGCCGCGAATATGCGCGCGCGGCGATGGCGGCGGGGCTCGACATCGACAAGTTCGCCGGGCGGCTGAGCTTCTTCTTCGCGATCGGCATGAACTTCTTCATGGAAGTCGCCAAACTGCGCGCCGCGCGGCTGCTATGGCACCGGGTGATGACCGAGCTGGGTGCCAAGGACGAGCGATCGAAGATGCTGCGCACGCATTGCCAGACATCGGGCGTGTCGTTGCAGGAACAGGACCCGTATAACAACGTGATCCGGACCACCGTCGAGGCGATGGCGGCGGCGTTCGGCGGAACGCAAAGCCTGCACACCAACGCGCTCGACGAAGCGATCGCGCTGCCGACCGACTTTTCGGCGCGGATCGCACGCAACACCCAGATCGTGCTGCAGGAAGAAACCGGCATCACCAAGGTCGTCGATCCGCTGGGCGGCAGCTATTATGTCGAGGCGCTGACGCAGGAAATCGCCGATCGCGCCTGGGAAATCGTTGAGCGGGTCGAGTGCGAGGGCGGGATGGCCAAGGCGGTCGATGCCGGCTGGCCCAAGGCGATGATCGAGGAAGCGAGCGCGGCGCGACAGGCGCGGGTCGATCGCGGCGAGGACGTGATCGTCGGGGTGAACAAATACCGGCTGAAGGACGAAGATCCGGTCGAAATCCTCGACATCGACAATCATGCGGTGCGTGCGGGTCAGGTGGCGCGGATCGAACGGATCAAGGCGACGCGCGACGAAGCTGCGTGCCGCGCGGCATTGGATGCGCTGCGCGAGGGCGCGGGGGGCGACGCCAACTTGCTCGCGCTCGCGGTCGAATGCGCCCGCGCCCGTGCGACTTTGGGCGAGATCAGCCAGGCGCTCGAGGATGTGTTCGGCCGCTATGGCACCACGCCGACGCCGGTGAGCGGCATCTATGGCGGGGCCTATGGCGACGATGTGCGCTGGTCGCGGCTGACCGACGGCGTCGCCGCGACCGAGCGGCGGCTGGGGCGCAAGCCGCGGATGCTGGTCGCGAAGATGGGGCAGGACGGCCATGATCGCGGGGCCAATCTGGTGTCGAGCATGTTCGGCGATCTGGGGTTCGAGATCGTCCCCGGTGCGCTGTTCCAGACCCCCGAGGAGGTCGCCAGGCTGGCGATCGAGCAGGGCGTCGATGTCGTCGGCGCATCGAGCCTGGCGGCGGGACACAAGACCTTGGTGCCCGAACTCATCGGCCATCTGCGCGACGCCGGGCATGGCGACATCAAGGTGATCGCGGGCGGCGTCATCCCTGCGCAAGACTATGACTTCCTGCGCCAGGCGGGCGTCCAGGCGATCTTCGGTCCCGGCACCAATTTGATCGAGGCGGCGGGCGAAGTGCTGCGGCTGCTGGGGCACAACATGGCCCCCGCCGAGGACGCCGCGTGA
- a CDS encoding enoyl-CoA hydratase-related protein: MPHYEHILTERRGDVLVVRLNRPDRLNAAPPAMFDELRAALGDLDGARAVLIAGAGRGFCSGADVGGGALGAADPGAATFEALTEHYNPALLAIAALDVPVVSAVRGPAAGIGCSLALAADFCVASETAYFLQAFVNIGLVPDGGASWMLPRLIGRARATEMMLLGERVAAAKAHDWGMIHRVVADDALDAEAFALAERLAAGPTRALGLMRRGMQAALESDYAGAMVREAENQRAARGTQDAIEGGMAFLQKRKPVFKGN; this comes from the coding sequence TTGCCCCACTACGAACACATCCTCACCGAGCGGCGCGGCGACGTGCTAGTCGTCAGGCTCAACCGACCCGACCGGCTGAACGCAGCCCCGCCCGCTATGTTCGACGAACTGCGCGCCGCGCTGGGCGATCTGGACGGCGCGCGCGCAGTGTTGATCGCGGGCGCGGGGCGGGGGTTCTGTTCGGGGGCCGATGTCGGCGGCGGCGCACTGGGCGCGGCGGACCCCGGCGCGGCGACCTTCGAAGCACTGACCGAGCATTATAATCCAGCATTGCTGGCGATCGCCGCGCTCGATGTGCCGGTGGTGAGCGCGGTGCGCGGGCCGGCGGCGGGGATCGGGTGCAGCCTGGCGCTGGCCGCTGATTTCTGTGTCGCGAGCGAGACCGCCTATTTCCTCCAGGCATTCGTCAATATCGGGCTGGTGCCCGATGGCGGCGCGTCGTGGATGCTGCCTCGGCTGATCGGGCGCGCGCGCGCGACCGAGATGATGCTGTTGGGCGAGCGGGTGGCGGCGGCCAAGGCGCACGATTGGGGAATGATCCACCGCGTCGTGGCCGACGACGCGCTCGATGCCGAGGCGTTTGCGCTCGCCGAGCGGCTGGCGGCGGGGCCGACGCGCGCACTGGGGCTGATGCGGCGGGGGATGCAGGCGGCGCTCGAGAGCGATTATGCCGGCGCGATGGTCCGCGAGGCCGAGAACCAGCGCGCGGCGCGCGGGACGCAGGATGCGATCGAGGGGGGGATGGCTTTTTTGCAGAAGCGCAAGCCGGTGTTTAAAGGCAATTAA